AACAGGCGGACTCATTACACAGACCCAACACAGAATGCGAATGCAGCAAGTACGGCAGTATGGAGTACCTGTTATATCCTGGCGTCCGGACACAGAATCCCTGGAAACAGCATTACAGGAGGGAACCAGACGTGTACCAGCAGGAGGTGAAAGCTAATGGCACAGCGATCACAGTCGGCGACGGACCGAACAAGCACAGCAGTCCCAGAGAATACCAGTGGATACCGTATTCCGACTGCCAGTGTGATAATCTCTGGGTTACTTGCTGGAAGTAGCCTGCTATGGATTGGCGTTGTACTTGATGCAGGATGGCTAATTGGTGCTGGATTTGGGTGTGGTGTGATACTGGCAGTCACGGCTGCAAACACGACAGATGACGGTGGACTGCGGGCAGATGTATTTGGAATTGGCTTTTTGCTTACGATAGGCGGGACAGTAGCAATACCAGCGTATGCCGTGACGACTGCAACAGCAGCAGTTGCACTTGCAGTTGGTGGGAGTATCATTACCGGCTTTGGGATTGCACAACTGCGAGCATTGTTGATTGGAAATGGGGCATTGATTGATGCACTCGGCTGGTTGACCAGAGTTGCAGTTGTGTTGGGACTGTGTACAGGTCTTGTGGCGCTAATACAGCTTGAGGTGAGTGCTGTGCTTGGGCCCCTGTCAGCCCTCATCGCGCCGACAACGGCGACAGCCGAAGCTGTGAGCTTTCTTGTGCTGGCATGGCTCTGTGTCGGTGGTATATGGGGAATTGGTGCTGTCTTACCACCGGCGACGGTGTTTGGGTCGGATACGAAAGCGCGGTATCAACGACTCACAACCAGCATACAGTATGGTGTTGGAATCATCATCGGCGGCGGGAGTTTGCTGGTGGTCCTTATCTATTTGATTAGCGTTGAAACAACCGTTGCAGCCGAGACAATTGAGCAGACCATCGGCCCGCTTGTGACCGGAACTGCAATTCGAGGAGCACTCATGCAGGGACTGTTATTGTTGGGACTTGTAATCGTTAGCATTCGAGTCTTTCGGACAGCCGGGATTGCACTGTTGTATGAACGGCCAGCATGGATTCCCGTTGCAGCAGTACTGACTGGAGGGGCAGTACTGATCGCATGGCAGTTTGGAGATCAAATACAGACGACAGTCACACAGACACATGAGCTTGTAGCCACGCCGGTCACGGCAGGAACAACGCTCACCGGTGAGCTAACGGTTGGGCTTGGACTGATCACGCTTGGAATCTTCGGTGTCATTGCAGTATTCCTTGGTGTTGTCATCGCAACCCGGACAGGACTGCTTCCAGCAACAACCGGACCAGCACGACTGGCCGTCGTTGGACTGGTGTTAGGGGCCATTGGAGCAACACTTGGAGACACAGGCACAGGGACGGTACTCTTTGGGATTATGAGCGCAGTCGTGGTGTGGGATATAACCGAGTTTGGAATTGGACAGACCATTGCCGTGGGATCGATGCCGGCTCATCGAGACGGAGCGCTGGTGGCTGCAGGCATAAGCATTCTAGTTGGTGTTGGGAGTCTGTTGTTCACAGGTGGATTGTACACACTCTTGACAAGGGTAACAGTCGAGATTCAGTATGGAATTTTGCCACTGGGAGTCGCATTACTGGCCGCAGTCCTTGCAATAGTGTTTGTGTACTGGAATCAACGCGATTGAGTGAGGCCAATAAACCAGTGCGTGCAAGCAAGACAGACTAGATGCTGGAGTTATCTTGATTCACCGAGAGAATCCCACCTTTCCCACGAAGCATGAGTGTTTCGACAGCCAGTCGAAACTGAAGACTGAGCAGGGTGGGAGTGGATCGCGTTCGCTCCGTGAACCAAGAGACAATGATACTACAACACCGAAATTTAATATTCCCTATGCCACTACATGACACACACTGAGGCGGTTCGCCGCCGTCGTAAACGGATAATATCGGATTCGGGAATTGATGTCTGAAGGAATCCCCTTCGGGCCGCTGGATTCCCGGTACACGGTACCTCCGAATCCCTCACAGGATAGGAGTAACGGCTGTCTGGCCCAGCCATCGGTTCGTCTGTTCGATAAACAAACGGGACGAGTCCCCACAAGAACAGGTGCGACCGTACACCGGCAAATATCCCAACGCTTGCGGTGCGGTTCGGGAAGCCTCGTTGTGTACGACGAGGAGGAGGTCACGCAGAGTTGACCGCCGGAACGCTGATGTCTCCAAGCACATCTTCAATGACTGCAGTCCGTGTAATGCCATCGACGTGGGCAGAAGAGCTTAATACAAGTCGATGTGCAAGCACAGGAACAGCAAGTGTCTTGACATCGTCTGGGACAACATACTCGCGGCCATGAATAACCGCACGGGCTCGGCTTGCTTCAACAAAATGCTGGATTCCGCGTGGGGAAACACCAACGTCAACACGCGGATGGTCACGGGTTGCCCGTCCGATGTCAAGAAGGTAGTCCTGAATCTCGGGGGCAACATGGACGTATTCTGGCATCTGTTGCAGCGTGCTAAACGCATCAACTGTTGTTGTGCGGCTAGGGGTCGGGGTTGCTGCAGTACGATCAAGTCGACGTGTAATCAAGTTGGCTTCGGCATCCCGGGTTGGATACCCAATACTGGTTTTGATGACAAACCGGTCTCGCTGTGATTCAGGGAGTGTGAATGTCCCTTCCTGTTCAACAGGGTTCTGTGTTGCAAGGACAAAAAACGGCGTCGGCAGCGAAAGCGTTTCATCGGCAATGCTTACTTGTTTTTCTTCCATTGCTTCGAGTAAGGCTGCTTGGGTTTTTGCTGGTGCACGATTAATTTCATCAGCAAGGACAATATTCGCAAAGATTGGCCCACGATTAAGCCGAAATTCATTGCGCTGTTCATCAAAAACCATTGACCCAGTAATATCAGCTGGGAGCAGGTCTGGCGTGAACTGAATGCGGCCAAACTCAAGACCAAGCACGGTCGCAAGCGAGCGAGCAGTCAGCGTTTTCCCCGTGCCAGGGACATCCTCAATTAGTACATGTCGGCGAATCAATGCCCCGGTTAGCATTGACTCAAAAAACTGTCTGTCTGCAACAACCGCATCATTAAGGGCACTGATAATCTGGTCAATCTGTTTTGAAGCCCGGTCAAACGACATCGGTGGATCGCCTTGCGACGTACTGCTCATATGAGAGGTACTTGCGATACGGACATATATTGGTTTGGACAACACGATGAAGGATGGATTCAGACTGTCAGATAGAAGATGTTAAGTTACCAGTAGATGTTTAGCTATTCATAATGGCAAACGAGGAGGATGCACAGCCGGACAATGATGAGACAGCAGGGACACAGTCGGACGATGGCCAACCGGAACAGGATTCTGGACGGGCAACGACAACTGATTCACAGCCAGCGGCTGAACAGACTGACAGTTCACAGTTTGGATCACTGATCGACGATGACGGGAAGCTATTTGGGCTTGTAAACGTCGTCGATGCGCTGGTTGTTGTGTTGATCGTGGCAGTAGGTATTGCTGGCATTGCACTGTTGGTGCCGGGCGATGGCGATGATACGCGATATGTAACCGTTGATCTTGGGTCAGAGGCAGAGTATGTCGCTGAACAGATCAGCGAAGGCGACGAATGGGGCAATAACTTTGAGATTACAGATGTGTATTATGCACCCGGAGATGACGACGGTAGCACGAATGTCCTGATCCGTGCTGAAGTACAGGGAACAGCCGTTGATCCAGACCAAGCTGAGACCAGTACAATTGATTTTGACGGAGAACCGTTACGATATGATCAGGAGCTAGAAATCGAGACAAGCCAGTACGCAGTAACCGGTTCAGTTATTGATGTGAGTGAATCAGGTGAAACAATCGAAACTGAAGAGGAAGCAATGGTCCTTGATGCTGAAGTGAGTCAGTCTACGGCAAATCAGATTGCTGAA
This portion of the Salinarchaeum sp. IM2453 genome encodes:
- a CDS encoding MoxR family ATPase; the protein is MSFDRASKQIDQIISALNDAVVADRQFFESMLTGALIRRHVLIEDVPGTGKTLTARSLATVLGLEFGRIQFTPDLLPADITGSMVFDEQRNEFRLNRGPIFANIVLADEINRAPAKTQAALLEAMEEKQVSIADETLSLPTPFFVLATQNPVEQEGTFTLPESQRDRFVIKTSIGYPTRDAEANLITRRLDRTAATPTPSRTTTVDAFSTLQQMPEYVHVAPEIQDYLLDIGRATRDHPRVDVGVSPRGIQHFVEASRARAVIHGREYVVPDDVKTLAVPVLAHRLVLSSSAHVDGITRTAVIEDVLGDISVPAVNSA
- a CDS encoding DUF4330 family protein codes for the protein MANEEDAQPDNDETAGTQSDDGQPEQDSGRATTTDSQPAAEQTDSSQFGSLIDDDGKLFGLVNVVDALVVVLIVAVGIAGIALLVPGDGDDTRYVTVDLGSEAEYVAEQISEGDEWGNNFEITDVYYAPGDDDGSTNVLIRAEVQGTAVDPDQAETSTIDFDGEPLRYDQELEIETSQYAVTGSVIDVSESGETIETEEEAMVLDAEVSQSTANQIAEGDEYTLGGQTLLTVQSVTKYPTGDSDMRQLVLGVDGVDLRDDGGTLRVGDTPAVEGETIPVRTGDVNFDAEILQVGTFEEPGVETTLTVEYETDGLSAGQADRLAAGMTESLDGLQTAEILEVEGSGTDRTLLLELTVRELDDNGGDETYLFRGQELLIGDEPSFEFGGQIPSVDGEITDIST